Proteins found in one Primulina huaijiensis isolate GDHJ02 unplaced genomic scaffold, ASM1229523v2 scaffold208304, whole genome shotgun sequence genomic segment:
- the LOC140966945 gene encoding LOW QUALITY PROTEIN: uncharacterized protein (The sequence of the model RefSeq protein was modified relative to this genomic sequence to represent the inferred CDS: deleted 1 base in 1 codon): MYLQWATFSDLKGRIVDSETLRKRIFYGGMEHNMRKGVWKFLLGYHSYDSTYAEREYLVSIKKSEYETLKRQWQSISPEQAKRFTKFRERKGLIDKDVVRTDRSLSFYDGDDNSNVYMLRDILLTYSFYNFDLGYCQGMSDLLSPIVYVMREESESFWCFVSLMERLGPNFNRDQSGMHSQLFALSKLVELLDNPLHNYFQQNDCLNYFFCFRWILIQFKREFEYEKTMRMWEVLWTHYPSEHLHLYVCVAILKRYQNKIIGEQMDFDSLLKFINEMSGHIDLDTILRDAEALCICAGENGAACIPPGTPPSMPIEDASIYPQQDEDIL; encoded by the exons ATGTACTTGCAGTGGGCTACCTTCTCGGATTTAAAAGGGAGAATAGTGGATTCAGAAACATTGAGAAAGAGAATTTTCTAC GGGGGCATGGAGCACAATATGCGAAAGGGG GTTTGGAAATTTTTATTAGGCTATCATTCATATGATTCAACATATGCCGAGAGGGAATACCTTGTATCCATTAAGAAGTCAGAGTATGAAACATTAAAAAGACAGTGGCAG AGCATTTCGCCAGAGCAGGCAAAAAGATTTACTAAATTCAGGGAGAGAAAAGGTCTTATCGATAAAGATGTG GTTAGGACTGACAGGTCTCTCTCATTTTATGATGGGGACGATAATTCCAACGTGTATATGTTACGTGACATTCTGTTGACATattcattttataattttgatcttGGGTATTGTCAG GGCATGAGTGATCTCCTCTCTCCCATTGTGTATGTCATGAGAGAAGAATCAGAATCCTTTTGGTGCTTTGTTTCGCTTATGGAACGCTTAGGACCCAATTTCAATCGTGACCAAAGTGGGATGCACTCTCAACTTTTTGCATTGTCAAAG CTGGTCGAGTTGTTAGACAACCCATTGCATAACTACTTTCAGCAGAATGACTGCTTGAATTATTTCTTCTGTTTCCGTTGGATTCTTATACAATTTAAGAG GGAATTCGAATATGAGAAGACAATGCGTATGTGGGAGGTACTATGGACTCATTATCCAAGCGAGCATCTGCATCTCTATGTTTGTGTCGCGATCCTTAAGCGATACCAAAATAAGATAATTGGGGAACAGATGGATTTTGACTCGCTTCTAAAATTTATCAATGAGATGAGTGGTCATATTGACCTCGACACAATCCTCAGGGATGCCGAGGCACTGTGTATATGTGCTGGTGAGAATGGCGCAGCTTGTATTCCGCCTGGAACTCCTCCTTCAATGCCAATTGAGGATGCCTCAATATATCCTCAACAAGATGAAGATATACTTTAG